Proteins encoded by one window of Cylindrospermum stagnale PCC 7417:
- a CDS encoding glycoside hydrolase family 10 protein, translated as MACRQISLKHLLPVLFLISLITILLVESFNPAVAQLPRQEIRGVWMTNNDFDTLKHRAKVQDAVSQLRRLNFNTIYPVVWNSGYVMYPSAVAKSTGIQPFVLRGSDGHDILADLIDKAHRQNLLVIPWFEFGFMAPPTSELALNYPDWFTQKQDGSQTSISAAGEVMWLNPFHPEVQQFITNLVLEIVTQYDADGIQFDDHMSLPHEFGYDQYTVALYTQETQNKPPSNPQDLEWVRWRADKITAFMVQLNEAVKAIKPQAIFSVSPNYYDFAYKFQLQDWLTWIRQNIVDELIVQVYRPNLQSFIANISRSEMQEAQQLIPTGVGIMAGLRNKPVPMLQIKSQVRAAQERGLGVAFFYYESLWNYAPETLTERQSEFQTFFPYTAFRTRTE; from the coding sequence GTGGCTTGTCGTCAGATATCACTTAAGCACCTTCTCCCAGTTCTTTTTTTAATATCATTGATCACAATATTGCTGGTGGAAAGCTTCAACCCTGCTGTAGCCCAGCTACCCCGTCAAGAAATTCGCGGGGTTTGGATGACCAATAATGATTTTGACACCCTCAAGCATCGCGCCAAAGTGCAAGATGCCGTCAGCCAACTGCGGCGGCTGAACTTTAATACAATCTATCCTGTAGTCTGGAATTCTGGCTATGTTATGTATCCCAGTGCCGTGGCAAAAAGTACAGGTATTCAACCTTTTGTCTTGCGAGGCTCAGATGGACATGATATTCTTGCAGACCTGATTGACAAAGCCCATCGCCAAAACCTACTCGTAATTCCCTGGTTTGAGTTTGGTTTCATGGCTCCCCCAACATCAGAACTGGCATTGAATTATCCTGATTGGTTCACACAAAAACAGGATGGTAGCCAAACTTCAATTAGTGCTGCTGGTGAAGTCATGTGGCTCAATCCCTTTCATCCAGAAGTGCAGCAATTTATCACCAATCTCGTGCTAGAAATCGTTACTCAATATGATGCTGATGGCATTCAGTTTGACGATCACATGAGTTTGCCCCACGAATTTGGTTACGATCAATACACAGTTGCCTTATACACTCAAGAAACCCAGAACAAGCCCCCAAGCAATCCCCAAGATTTAGAATGGGTGCGTTGGCGAGCAGATAAAATCACAGCGTTCATGGTACAACTTAACGAAGCGGTGAAGGCAATAAAACCCCAGGCGATTTTCTCTGTTTCCCCAAATTACTACGACTTTGCTTACAAATTTCAACTGCAAGACTGGCTCACCTGGATACGGCAAAATATTGTGGATGAGCTAATTGTCCAAGTTTATCGTCCTAATCTGCAAAGTTTTATCGCCAACATTTCCCGTTCAGAAATGCAAGAAGCACAACAGTTAATTCCCACTGGAGTCGGTATCATGGCAGGGTTAAGAAATAAACCAGTCCCCATGCTACAAATCAAATCTCAGGTGCGGGCTGCCCAAGAACGTGGGCTAGGTGTAGCCTTCTTCTACTACGAAAGCCTTTGGAACTATGCCCCAGAAACCTTAACCGAACGGCAGTCTGAATTCCAAACCTTCTTCCCCTACACCGCTTTTCGTACCAGAACTGAATAA
- a CDS encoding toxin C-terminal domain-containing protein — protein MFLDYESLAKRFGFTHTNYKSDFQPVAQRGNEYISPGVDQYKGGVWKKFDKKGNRLGTYDAILNKISK, from the coding sequence TTGTTCCTAGATTATGAGAGTCTAGCGAAGCGATTTGGCTTTACTCACACTAATTATAAATCTGACTTTCAGCCAGTAGCTCAAAGGGGTAATGAGTATATTAGTCCTGGTGTAGATCAATATAAAGGAGGAGTTTGGAAAAAGTTTGACAAAAAAGGAAATCGTTTAGGAACTTATGATGCTATTCTTAATAAAATAAGCAAGTAA
- the cobJ gene encoding precorrin-3B C(17)-methyltransferase: MSTRVAPAVVVLGENSVAIGRQIMRVLPGATLYGLAGRTSAVDVSFTNFGETLRELFAAGTPLIGICAAGILIRTLAPMLIDKGLEPPVLAVAEDGSAVVPLLGGLNGVNDLARLIAEALDIQAAITTTGDLRFRTALFSPPPGYRLANPEDAKKFISDLLAGAQVKLEGTAPWLSDSRLPIDPKGDLTIQITEQLPKITANCLVYHPATVAIAISGVVGREKETVALVRQLLTDAKLSPASVAGIFAPLTISAESAIHAVANALKVPTRFFNTTDLAAFLSQGYSPAQAAALAATGASGQLIFPPSDSPYSPLAIAISPQIIDPSTKGQPRGRLAIVGTGPGSQEWMSPQVKEILQSATDLVGYKTYLDLIGSLGDGKRRHESDNRQEEARAMMALDLAAEGRYVAVVSSGDPGIYAMAAAVFEVLDRHPRLEWQTIEIQVAPGISAMQAAAAAIGAPLGHDFCAISLSDILKPWEIIKQRIAAAAQADFVIAFYNPVSKERTWQLTEAKDILLQYRTPDTPVVLARNLGRPGQTVKAIALEQLEPADADMRTIILVGSTQTRKIRCSNHNVWVYTPRRYTGA; this comes from the coding sequence ATGAGCACAAGGGTTGCACCCGCCGTCGTGGTGCTGGGTGAGAATAGTGTGGCAATAGGGCGGCAAATCATGCGCGTCTTACCAGGGGCGACTCTCTACGGTTTAGCAGGACGCACCTCAGCAGTTGATGTTAGCTTTACGAATTTTGGCGAGACGCTACGGGAATTGTTCGCAGCCGGAACGCCGTTGATTGGCATTTGTGCCGCAGGTATTCTCATTAGAACACTGGCACCGATGCTGATTGATAAAGGACTTGAACCCCCAGTGTTAGCCGTAGCTGAAGATGGTAGCGCTGTTGTTCCCCTTTTGGGTGGACTCAACGGGGTGAACGATTTGGCACGCCTCATTGCCGAAGCGCTGGATATACAAGCGGCAATTACGACCACAGGCGATTTGCGTTTTCGCACCGCGCTGTTTTCTCCTCCCCCTGGATACCGTTTAGCCAACCCTGAAGATGCTAAAAAATTTATCTCAGATTTACTGGCCGGGGCGCAAGTTAAGCTGGAGGGGACAGCACCTTGGTTGAGTGATAGTCGATTGCCGATTGATCCCAAGGGAGATTTAACTATCCAGATTACAGAACAGTTGCCAAAGATCACAGCCAACTGTCTTGTATATCATCCCGCAACAGTGGCGATCGCTATTAGTGGTGTTGTAGGGCGGGAAAAAGAAACAGTGGCATTAGTGCGGCAGCTACTGACTGATGCTAAACTTTCCCCCGCATCAGTGGCAGGTATATTTGCACCCCTGACTATATCTGCTGAATCGGCAATCCACGCCGTAGCTAATGCCTTGAAAGTACCTACTCGCTTCTTTAATACAACTGACCTAGCAGCGTTTCTCTCCCAAGGTTATAGCCCCGCCCAAGCCGCAGCCCTGGCCGCCACAGGTGCATCTGGGCAACTAATTTTCCCCCCCTCGGACTCTCCATATTCTCCTTTAGCGATCGCCATTTCCCCCCAAATCATCGACCCCAGCACCAAAGGTCAACCACGGGGGCGATTAGCAATTGTTGGCACAGGCCCCGGCAGTCAAGAGTGGATGTCACCCCAAGTAAAAGAGATACTTCAATCAGCAACCGACCTAGTGGGTTACAAAACTTACTTAGATTTAATCGGTTCTCTGGGTGATGGCAAGCGACGCCATGAGTCCGACAATCGTCAAGAAGAAGCGCGGGCAATGATGGCACTGGATTTGGCGGCAGAGGGACGATATGTTGCCGTAGTTTCCTCCGGTGACCCTGGCATCTATGCAATGGCCGCAGCAGTGTTTGAGGTACTAGACCGCCATCCCCGACTGGAATGGCAAACCATCGAAATTCAGGTTGCACCGGGTATTTCTGCCATGCAGGCAGCAGCAGCAGCAATTGGCGCACCTCTGGGGCATGACTTTTGCGCCATTTCCCTTTCTGACATCTTGAAGCCTTGGGAAATTATCAAACAACGCATTGCCGCCGCCGCTCAAGCTGATTTTGTCATTGCCTTCTATAATCCTGTCTCCAAAGAGCGCACTTGGCAACTAACAGAAGCCAAAGACATTTTGTTGCAGTATCGAACACCCGACACTCCGGTAGTGCTAGCAAGGAATCTCGGCAGACCAGGACAGACAGTTAAAGCGATCGCCCTTGAACAGTTAGAACCCGCAGATGCCGATATGCGAACCATCATTCTCGTTGGTTCCACACAAACCCGAAAGATCCGGTGCAGCAATCATAATGTATGGGTTTATACGCCGCGTCGTTATACTGGTGCATAA
- a CDS encoding precorrin-2 C(20)-methyltransferase gives MKSGGRLYGIGVGPGDPELLTLKALRLLRAAPVVAYQSASDRPSIARGIVSQYLTGNQIEVLYHLPRALEPEKAKSIYDQAVEPIAAHLAVGRDVVVLCEGDPFFYGSFMYLFTRLSDQYETEVVPGISSVMASPVALGLPFTYYTDILTVLPAPLPAEVLITQLLATDAAAIIKLGRHFTKVRDILHQLGLASRAKYIERATTSQQRIVPLDEVNPDEVPYFSMIVIPTKNKL, from the coding sequence ATGAAAAGCGGCGGTCGTCTCTACGGAATTGGTGTCGGGCCAGGAGATCCAGAACTATTAACCCTGAAAGCACTGCGGTTATTACGTGCAGCCCCGGTGGTTGCTTATCAATCGGCAAGCGATCGCCCAAGTATTGCCAGGGGCATTGTGTCACAATATCTGACTGGCAATCAAATTGAAGTACTGTATCATCTCCCCCGCGCCTTAGAACCAGAAAAAGCTAAATCCATTTACGACCAAGCAGTTGAACCAATCGCCGCCCATCTGGCAGTCGGTCGGGATGTAGTGGTACTGTGCGAGGGAGACCCGTTTTTCTACGGCTCATTTATGTATTTGTTCACCCGGTTATCTGACCAGTATGAAACAGAAGTAGTCCCCGGCATTTCTTCCGTCATGGCAAGTCCTGTAGCCTTGGGCTTACCCTTCACCTACTACACCGATATCCTCACAGTTCTACCCGCCCCACTCCCCGCCGAAGTGCTGATCACACAACTATTAGCAACCGATGCCGCAGCAATTATCAAACTGGGTCGCCATTTTACCAAAGTGCGGGATATCCTACATCAGTTAGGGTTGGCATCGCGGGCAAAATATATTGAGCGGGCAACAACGTCACAGCAGCGGATTGTACCTTTAGATGAAGTTAATCCCGATGAAGTCCCCTATTTCTCGATGATCGTCATACCGACCAAAAATAAATTATGA
- a CDS encoding precorrin-8X methylmutase, with amino-acid sequence MPDYIRDANEIYRNSFAIIRSEANLDVLPSDVAKVAVRLIHACGMTDIVNDLGYSPTAVQAGRAAMAAGAPILCDCRMVADGVTRRRLPANNQVICTLNEPQVPEIAQRMATTRSAAALALWRSHLPGSIVAIGNAPTALFRLLEILDEGAGRPALILGFPVGFVGAAESKAALAADSRNVPFFTLHGRRGGSAIAAAAVNALATEEE; translated from the coding sequence ATGCCAGACTATATCCGAGATGCTAACGAAATCTACCGTAATTCTTTTGCCATCATCAGGTCAGAAGCGAACCTGGATGTGCTGCCATCTGATGTGGCAAAAGTTGCCGTTCGTCTCATCCATGCCTGCGGAATGACTGATATAGTTAATGACTTGGGTTATTCGCCAACGGCTGTGCAAGCGGGAAGGGCAGCAATGGCTGCGGGTGCGCCGATTTTGTGCGATTGCCGGATGGTTGCCGACGGGGTGACACGGCGAAGACTGCCAGCAAATAATCAAGTTATCTGTACTCTCAATGAACCGCAAGTACCAGAAATCGCCCAGCGGATGGCAACTACAAGGTCAGCGGCTGCCCTAGCATTATGGCGATCGCATCTTCCAGGGTCAATAGTGGCGATCGGCAATGCCCCCACAGCGCTATTCCGGCTATTAGAAATTCTGGATGAGGGGGCGGGACGCCCGGCATTGATTTTGGGCTTTCCCGTGGGCTTTGTCGGTGCCGCAGAATCAAAGGCAGCATTGGCAGCAGACAGCCGAAATGTACCCTTTTTCACTTTACACGGAAGACGCGGCGGTAGTGCGATCGCCGCCGCCGCAGTTAACGCCTTGGCAACGGAGGAAGAATAA
- the cobG gene encoding precorrin-3B synthase — protein MPTLRSLSSSVSASHGEGVKVLLSGFTKCPGLFYATPAQDGILSRIRIPGGILESKQCDAIADIADQFGGGYVDVTNRANLQIREIHQGINAEVLQRLQDIGLGSANPAVDHIRNIMTSPTAGIDSQELIDTRPFVQKWNQYIGENPHLSGLSAKFSVCFDGGGKVSVRDRLNDITFAAVLVDSDVYFRLYLSIGDSGELPRDMGIAIAKRCCFQQIAPEECLPVLAALADVYLNHIDSSNSRKPRLREVVNSLGWENYLQEVRKNLTPQPPFLPLPNPPLRGEGKGKTFVAGKEESFSPLRFPEELGERSDFKYQHIGIHPQSQPGLFYIGVVLPLGRLESWQMRGLADLALKFGSGSLRLTPWQNVLLTDIPQHQVADVESQITGLKLDSAATSIKGALVACSGSRGCAASATDTKGHALALTEYLENRITLDRPVNIHFSGCVKSCAQHSQGDITLLGVSDETVEGYQVFIGDGDSNQKFGRLLYQYVTFSELPALIERLLKAYQSQRLNSDESFGKFCDRFQRGVAHREQRAALPIAMLSPN, from the coding sequence ATGCCAACGCTAAGAAGTTTATCAAGTTCTGTCTCTGCGTCACACGGGGAAGGAGTTAAAGTTTTGCTGTCTGGTTTTACTAAATGTCCTGGCTTGTTTTACGCCACACCCGCCCAAGATGGTATATTGTCTCGCATCAGAATACCGGGGGGGATTCTTGAGAGTAAACAATGTGATGCGATCGCAGATATAGCAGATCAGTTTGGTGGTGGTTATGTTGATGTGACTAACCGTGCTAACCTGCAAATTCGGGAAATTCATCAAGGGATCAACGCTGAAGTACTCCAGCGTCTACAGGATATCGGCTTAGGTTCTGCTAATCCTGCTGTAGATCATATCCGTAATATTATGACCAGCCCAACAGCGGGTATTGATTCTCAGGAATTAATCGACACTCGTCCTTTTGTCCAAAAATGGAATCAGTATATTGGAGAAAATCCGCATTTATCGGGACTATCAGCCAAATTCAGCGTTTGCTTTGATGGTGGTGGGAAAGTTTCGGTGCGCGATCGCCTGAATGATATCACTTTTGCTGCTGTGTTAGTTGACAGTGATGTCTACTTCCGGCTTTATCTGAGTATTGGTGATTCGGGAGAACTACCCAGGGATATGGGAATAGCGATAGCGAAGCGCTGCTGCTTTCAGCAGATCGCACCAGAGGAATGTTTGCCAGTTTTGGCAGCTTTAGCTGATGTCTATTTAAATCATATCGATTCTAGTAATTCCCGTAAACCACGTTTGCGAGAAGTTGTGAATAGTCTAGGTTGGGAAAATTATCTTCAGGAAGTCAGAAAAAACCTAACCCCCCAACCCCCTTTCCTACCTCTCCCTAACCCTCCCCTACGAGGGGAGGGAAAAGGAAAAACTTTTGTTGCAGGAAAGGAGGAGAGTTTCTCCCCTCTCCGTTTCCCAGAGGAGTTGGGGGAGAGGTCAGATTTTAAGTATCAACATATCGGCATCCATCCCCAAAGTCAGCCAGGGTTATTTTATATTGGTGTTGTCTTACCCCTTGGTCGCTTGGAGAGTTGGCAGATGCGGGGTTTGGCTGATTTAGCTCTAAAATTTGGTAGTGGTAGTCTCAGACTGACTCCTTGGCAAAATGTACTCCTCACCGATATTCCCCAGCACCAAGTTGCTGATGTTGAAAGTCAAATTACTGGCTTAAAGTTAGATTCCGCAGCAACGAGTATCAAAGGTGCATTAGTTGCCTGTTCTGGTAGTCGGGGTTGTGCCGCTTCAGCAACTGATACTAAAGGTCATGCATTGGCATTGACAGAGTATCTAGAAAATCGCATTACCCTAGACCGACCAGTTAATATCCACTTTAGCGGCTGTGTTAAATCCTGTGCCCAGCATAGTCAGGGTGATATTACCTTGCTTGGTGTCAGTGATGAAACTGTTGAAGGTTATCAAGTTTTTATTGGTGATGGTGACAGTAACCAGAAATTTGGGCGTCTACTCTATCAATATGTGACTTTTTCTGAATTACCTGCACTCATTGAGCGACTGTTAAAAGCATATCAAAGTCAACGCCTGAATTCTGATGAGTCTTTTGGAAAATTTTGCGATCGCTTCCAGCGGGGCGTAGCCCATCGCGAACAGCGGGCCGCGTTGCCTATCGCTATGCTTTCACCCAATTAA
- a CDS encoding Rpn family recombination-promoting nuclease/putative transposase, which translates to MRRDSIFYALFQQYPRLLFDLLEDAPENAANYRFDSVAVKEPKFEIDGVFLPPETEGAGVVYFCEIQFQKDEQLYERLFGELFLYFYRNRERFRNWQAVVIYPTRSTEQGKIEPYRCLLESDQVHQVYLDELGKIEDLPLEVGLLVLTTLGEEETPAAARYLLNRSQQELREAEGNNAIIEIITTILSYRFTRLSRLEIEAMLGITLQQTRFYQDVKEEGKQEGKQEGKQEGKQEGKQEEARTFVLRLLTKRFGEISSELNSQISSLSLEQLEALGEALLDFVSLDDLAVWLETQ; encoded by the coding sequence ATGCGACGGGACTCGATTTTTTACGCTCTTTTCCAACAATATCCAAGGCTGTTATTTGATTTACTAGAAGATGCACCTGAGAATGCGGCTAATTACCGCTTTGACTCAGTAGCGGTAAAAGAACCTAAATTTGAAATTGACGGTGTTTTTCTACCACCAGAAACAGAGGGTGCAGGGGTTGTTTATTTCTGTGAAATACAGTTTCAAAAGGATGAACAACTGTATGAGCGTTTGTTTGGGGAGTTGTTTTTATACTTTTATCGTAACAGGGAGCGGTTTCGCAACTGGCAAGCAGTGGTGATTTATCCAACTCGCAGCACTGAACAGGGAAAAATTGAACCCTACAGATGTCTTTTAGAAAGTGATCAAGTTCATCAGGTATATTTGGATGAATTGGGGAAAATTGAAGATTTACCCCTTGAGGTGGGTTTATTGGTGTTAACAACCCTAGGAGAGGAGGAAACACCAGCAGCAGCGCGGTATTTGCTCAACCGTTCCCAGCAGGAATTACGGGAAGCAGAAGGCAATAACGCCATAATAGAGATTATCACCACGATTCTGTCTTATCGGTTCACTCGTTTAAGTCGTTTGGAGATAGAGGCCATGTTGGGTATCACTTTACAGCAAACTCGATTTTATCAAGACGTCAAAGAAGAGGGCAAGCAAGAGGGTAAGCAAGAGGGTAAGCAAGAGGGTAAGCAAGAGGGTAAGCAAGAGGAGGCAAGAACATTTGTTCTACGTTTACTGACTAAGCGATTTGGTGAAATTTCTAGTGAGTTAAATTCTCAGATTTCGAGTTTATCGCTGGAACAGTTGGAAGCTTTGGGGGAAGCTTTGTTAGATTTTGTGAGTTTGGATGATTTAGCGGTTTGGCTGGAAACACAATAA
- a CDS encoding bifunctional cobalt-precorrin-7 (C(5))-methyltransferase/cobalt-precorrin-6B (C(15))-methyltransferase, with product MTQKWLSIVGIGEDGLKGLSAIALSLVNQAKILVGGDRHLAMLPPNDQRLKIPWKSPISATVEEIIQRRGELICILASGDPLCYGIGATLTRRIPISEITIIPAASAFSLACARLGWSLTEVETLSLCGRPPALLKSYIYPGGKLLILSEGKETPGIVAEILTKCGYGDTKITVLERMGGIEERIVESLAASWKETEIAALNAIAIDCIADTGVIALSRLPGLQDFAYHHDGQLTKREVRAITLSTLAPLPGELLWDVGAGCGSISIEWMRSHSRCRAIAIEQNSSRLNYIADNAASLGTPNLQIIAGKAPDVLKDLPKPDAIFIGGGVTAPGLFDICWEALRPGGRIVANVVTLEGEQTLFQWYEKLGGNFTRITIQRAEPIGKFLGWRGMATVTQWVAVKL from the coding sequence ATGACGCAGAAATGGCTTTCGATTGTTGGAATAGGTGAAGATGGGTTAAAGGGATTAAGCGCGATCGCACTTTCTCTAGTTAACCAAGCTAAAATTCTGGTGGGAGGCGATCGCCATTTGGCTATGTTACCCCCCAATGACCAACGCCTAAAAATCCCCTGGAAATCCCCAATTAGCGCCACAGTAGAAGAAATTATCCAGCGGCGGGGTGAATTAATTTGTATATTAGCAAGTGGTGATCCGTTGTGTTACGGCATTGGTGCGACTCTCACACGACGCATTCCCATCTCAGAAATCACAATTATCCCCGCAGCTTCAGCCTTTAGCCTCGCTTGCGCTAGATTGGGATGGTCATTAACAGAAGTGGAAACTCTGAGTTTATGCGGACGTCCACCCGCTTTGCTGAAATCTTACATTTATCCCGGTGGGAAATTATTGATTTTGAGTGAGGGAAAAGAAACGCCGGGAATTGTGGCGGAGATATTGACAAAATGCGGTTATGGTGATACCAAAATCACTGTCTTGGAACGGATGGGTGGGATTGAGGAACGGATAGTTGAAAGCCTTGCGGCATCTTGGAAAGAGACAGAAATCGCCGCTTTAAATGCGATCGCCATTGATTGTATCGCAGATACGGGAGTTATCGCTTTATCCAGATTACCAGGACTGCAAGATTTTGCCTATCACCATGATGGACAGCTAACAAAGCGAGAAGTGAGGGCGATTACTTTATCAACCTTAGCGCCCTTACCAGGGGAATTATTATGGGATGTGGGCGCAGGTTGTGGTTCAATTTCCATTGAATGGATGCGGAGTCATTCTCGATGTCGTGCGATCGCCATTGAACAAAATTCATCTAGACTAAATTATATTGCTGATAATGCAGCATCTCTCGGTACGCCAAATCTGCAAATCATCGCAGGTAAAGCGCCAGATGTCCTCAAAGACTTACCCAAACCAGATGCTATTTTTATTGGTGGTGGGGTGACAGCACCGGGACTTTTTGATATTTGCTGGGAAGCATTGCGTCCAGGTGGGCGAATAGTGGCGAATGTTGTCACTCTTGAAGGTGAGCAAACCTTATTTCAATGGTACGAAAAACTAGGCGGTAATTTCACCCGAATTACGATTCAACGCGCTGAACCCATTGGTAAATTTTTAGGTTGGCGGGGAATGGCAACTGTGACACAATGGGTAGCAGTAAAGTTATAA
- a CDS encoding WD40 repeat domain-containing protein, whose protein sequence is MFTVTTQELLTIQAHSDVVDGIAFSPDGQTLISGSRDKSIKFWDVKTGELKATITEGLAKVYGIALSADGRYLVSSDNQKTIKVWQL, encoded by the coding sequence ATGTTTACTGTCACAACTCAAGAATTGCTGACGATTCAGGCGCATTCAGATGTTGTTGACGGTATTGCCTTTAGTCCAGATGGTCAAACTTTAATTAGTGGTAGTCGTGACAAGTCGATTAAATTTTGGGACGTAAAAACTGGTGAACTAAAAGCAACTATTACCGAAGGTTTGGCTAAGGTTTATGGAATTGCGTTGAGTGCAGATGGTCGGTATTTAGTGAGCAGTGATAATCAGAAAACTATTAAGGTTTGGCAGTTATAA
- a CDS encoding tyrosine-type recombinase/integrase, translating to MAKAPAGTVHIECFRDRLRLRFTHNSKQHTLALKLADTPVNRKVAEGIASEISRDLLLKTFDSSKLINYRGDTKQDTNQERVTIGDMFDLFTAHRSKGNDPLTSQKYTATLRYLKEFVCDNGIDVGCLADKPAEFLGSVCSEQFAEWVRQKSGDRVFKERIGLLNACWEWGKSKHWVGSNPWLEIYQSIKISPKQKPRPFTSAEVKQIIEAFQNDPHYKHYSSYVTFAFGTGMRTGELNGLLWKHISPDYKTVWVGESLGRGKIRKAAKNHKDRVIRLSPKMQQILIEKGLKNPDPESFVFTTRQGNPIDDHNFCQRAWKAILTRLGISYRKFYYSRSTYISHALTAGVSPLEVSEQTGHDTRTMLRDYAACIKKTEIPEYF from the coding sequence ATGGCTAAGGCTCCAGCAGGAACTGTACACATAGAGTGCTTCAGAGACAGGTTGCGCCTAAGATTCACCCACAACAGTAAGCAGCACACTTTAGCTCTTAAACTAGCTGACACTCCAGTTAACCGCAAAGTGGCAGAGGGAATAGCCTCAGAGATAAGCAGAGACTTACTACTAAAGACTTTTGACTCTTCCAAGCTAATTAATTACAGGGGTGATACTAAACAAGATACTAATCAGGAAAGAGTCACTATAGGGGACATGTTTGACTTGTTCACTGCCCACCGCTCTAAAGGTAATGACCCCTTAACCTCTCAGAAATATACAGCAACTCTACGCTACCTAAAAGAGTTTGTTTGTGATAATGGAATAGATGTAGGGTGTCTAGCAGATAAGCCTGCTGAGTTTCTAGGTTCTGTATGCTCTGAGCAGTTTGCAGAGTGGGTTAGGCAAAAGTCAGGTGATAGAGTGTTTAAAGAGAGAATAGGTTTACTTAACGCTTGTTGGGAGTGGGGTAAATCTAAACATTGGGTGGGATCTAATCCTTGGTTGGAGATATACCAATCTATTAAGATTTCCCCTAAGCAGAAACCTAGACCTTTCACCTCAGCAGAAGTCAAGCAAATTATAGAAGCCTTCCAAAATGACCCACACTACAAACACTACTCAAGTTATGTTACCTTTGCCTTTGGTACAGGGATGAGAACTGGTGAGCTTAATGGACTACTTTGGAAGCATATTTCACCAGACTATAAAACTGTATGGGTAGGTGAAAGTTTAGGAAGAGGGAAAATAAGGAAAGCTGCTAAAAATCACAAGGATAGAGTTATCAGATTAAGTCCTAAAATGCAGCAGATATTAATAGAGAAAGGACTTAAGAATCCTGACCCAGAATCCTTTGTTTTCACTACAAGGCAAGGTAACCCTATTGATGATCACAACTTCTGTCAGAGAGCATGGAAAGCAATCTTAACAAGATTAGGTATCAGTTATAGAAAGTTCTACTACTCAAGGTCAACATACATATCTCATGCTTTGACTGCTGGTGTCTCTCCCTTAGAGGTAAGTGAACAAACAGGTCATGACACCAGGACAATGTTAAGGGACTATGCTGCCTGTATAAAGAAGACTGAAATACCAGAATACTTTTAA
- a CDS encoding SDR family NAD(P)-dependent oxidoreductase produces MSTALITGASGGIGKAFAQELAARKTNLVLVARSTEKLNQLAKQLQEQYKIQVEVIVKDLTEANATDAVFYAIKDKGLTIDLLINNAGFGDYGDFAEGDGERQIKMIQLNILALVDLTHKFLPLMRQRRAGSIINVSSITGFQPMPYLSVYAASKAFIISFSQALWVENRDYGIRVLVACPGPTETGFFAEAKVPKSVTGKTNKISTPEEVVRDALQALEKGDSTVVSGGLGNKLIANMHRFLPRESLVNILAKQFKSSAN; encoded by the coding sequence ATGTCAACAGCTTTAATTACCGGGGCGTCTGGTGGTATTGGTAAAGCTTTTGCCCAAGAACTAGCCGCCCGGAAGACAAATCTTGTGCTGGTAGCTCGTTCAACAGAGAAACTGAACCAACTAGCTAAACAATTACAAGAGCAATATAAAATTCAAGTTGAGGTGATAGTTAAAGACCTCACAGAAGCTAATGCTACTGATGCCGTATTTTATGCTATCAAAGACAAGGGATTAACTATTGATTTGTTAATTAACAATGCAGGTTTTGGTGACTATGGTGACTTTGCCGAAGGGGATGGAGAACGGCAAATCAAGATGATTCAATTAAATATTCTGGCATTGGTCGATTTAACCCATAAATTTCTCCCCCTAATGCGGCAGCGCCGTGCAGGAAGCATTATTAATGTATCCTCAATTACGGGATTTCAACCAATGCCCTACCTTTCTGTTTACGCAGCTAGTAAGGCTTTTATTATTAGTTTTAGTCAAGCACTATGGGTAGAAAATCGTGATTATGGCATTCGTGTCTTGGTAGCTTGTCCAGGTCCAACAGAAACAGGCTTTTTTGCTGAAGCTAAGGTTCCGAAATCTGTAACGGGTAAAACTAATAAGATATCTACTCCTGAAGAAGTGGTACGCGATGCCCTGCAAGCTTTAGAAAAGGGAGATTCTACAGTGGTAAGCGGTGGTTTGGGAAATAAGTTAATCGCCAATATGCACAGATTTTTACCACGAGAATCTCTGGTAAATATTTTGGCAAAACAGTTTAAATCATCAGCGAATTAA